One Faecalispora anaeroviscerum genomic window carries:
- a CDS encoding SHOCT domain-containing protein produces the protein MNFDIMEIGAEIAEEFRMDTAQTTKEVEYKMSIKLLEILKRRGIITHVEYAQIDALNRQSFSPSLSKVYV, from the coding sequence TTGAATTTTGATATTATGGAAATTGGTGCTGAAATTGCTGAAGAATTCCGTATGGATACTGCACAGACAACAAAAGAAGTAGAGTATAAAATGTCAATAAAATTGCTTGAAATACTGAAACGCCGAGGAATCATCACCCATGTGGAATATGCCCAAATTGATGCCTTAAATCGCCAATCCTTCTCTCCATCGCTTAGTAAAGTATATGTGTAA
- a CDS encoding recombinase family protein, with product MVKKVKTIEPVRQKVLEELRPKKKVCAYCRVSTDSSKQHTSYVAQTEYYQQYIQSREDWEYVGIFADEAKTATKVKNRDEFLRMIKECEKGYIDLIITKSVTRFARNTVDSIETIRKLKSLGVAIFFEKENINTMSEQSEQMLTILSSIAQGESESISTNNRWGIQKRFQDGSYNIGCVAYGYTKDENGELIVKENEAEIVRRIFNEYLNGKGSYLIAKGLNSDNIPTIRNGEKWNDSVIKEILQNPIYEGELLMQKTYTTEGVPFTKKRNKGELPMYSIKENHPPIITQQQAERVREIYAYRRMQMGVDDSGKYQNRYEFSSKIICKECGGTFRRQKIYIGKPYEKIQWCCITHIENSKQCQMKAVREDIIKNTYLTMWNKLVSNYSEILYPLLESLRNLRMSKEQEEQILELNNKITELTEQSHILSRVVQKGYIDSAIFMEKQNTLNIQIEEYKKRRNVLLDDNGFEKEIEGTNRLLQLIRYNPMIMEEYQEELFIHTVDKVLIGKDGDITFRLINNLELTETITKG from the coding sequence ATGGTTAAAAAAGTGAAAACCATAGAGCCAGTCAGACAAAAGGTGCTTGAAGAACTGCGGCCGAAGAAAAAGGTCTGTGCCTACTGCCGAGTAAGTACAGATTCATCAAAGCAACATACTTCCTATGTCGCACAGACTGAATACTATCAGCAGTATATACAAAGCCGAGAAGATTGGGAATATGTCGGAATCTTTGCTGACGAAGCAAAAACTGCAACGAAAGTAAAAAATCGTGATGAGTTTTTGCGAATGATTAAGGAATGTGAAAAAGGCTATATCGACCTCATTATCACAAAATCCGTTACAAGGTTTGCAAGAAATACTGTAGACAGCATAGAAACCATCAGAAAACTAAAATCTCTTGGTGTAGCAATCTTCTTCGAAAAAGAGAACATCAATACCATGTCAGAGCAGAGCGAACAAATGCTGACCATCCTAAGCTCCATCGCTCAAGGAGAATCAGAGAGCATTTCTACCAATAACCGATGGGGCATCCAAAAGCGATTCCAAGATGGTAGCTACAACATTGGTTGCGTAGCATATGGATATACCAAGGATGAAAATGGCGAGCTTATCGTCAAAGAAAATGAGGCTGAAATCGTTCGCAGGATTTTTAATGAATACCTAAATGGAAAAGGAAGTTATCTCATAGCCAAGGGGTTGAACAGCGATAACATACCTACCATCCGAAACGGAGAAAAATGGAACGATAGCGTGATTAAGGAGATTTTACAAAACCCCATTTACGAGGGGGAACTGCTCATGCAGAAAACCTATACCACAGAGGGAGTACCCTTTACCAAAAAGCGAAATAAGGGCGAACTTCCTATGTATTCTATTAAAGAAAACCACCCACCTATTATAACACAGCAGCAAGCAGAGAGAGTACGAGAAATCTATGCTTATCGCAGAATGCAGATGGGTGTTGATGATAGTGGCAAGTATCAAAACCGCTACGAGTTCAGCAGTAAGATTATTTGCAAAGAATGCGGAGGTACGTTCCGCAGACAAAAAATCTATATCGGCAAGCCTTATGAGAAAATACAATGGTGCTGTATTACCCATATTGAAAATAGCAAGCAGTGCCAAATGAAAGCAGTAAGAGAGGATATCATCAAAAATACTTATCTCACCATGTGGAATAAGCTAGTCAGTAACTACAGTGAAATCCTCTATCCCCTCTTAGAATCGCTAAGAAATCTTCGAATGAGCAAAGAACAAGAAGAACAAATTCTTGAGCTGAACAATAAAATAACAGAATTGACAGAGCAGAGTCATATCCTAAGCAGAGTTGTGCAAAAGGGATATATTGACTCTGCTATTTTTATGGAGAAGCAAAATACCCTAAATATCCAAATCGAAGAATATAAGAAACGGCGAAATGTCTTGCTTGATGACAATGGATTTGAAAAAGAAATTGAGGGCACCAACAGACTACTGCAACTCATCCGATATAATCCTATGATTATGGAGGAATATCAAGAAGAATTATTTATCCATACCGTAGATAAGGTGCTCATCGGCAAAGACGGCGATATCACATTCCGACTTATCAATAACCTTGAACTGACGGAAACCATTACAAAGGGGTGA
- a CDS encoding recombinase family protein, translated as MQTHLPIGYKMVEGKIHIDPQKADTVKKIYNEYVNGKSMLTIAKELKENEIPNANNKTSWTHGAVGKILQNAKYMGDDLYPPLISKDLFHKAREKRKEKTAQLGRTAQLNSMNNHHAFTNRIFCGECGEPYRKYVEHCRKTSEKVRWKCKRYIFNNKVQCRNLFYTQDEIKAVVTSAINKLLRKRSLLDKPYRKEPLKKDMELKAVESRIEELEEQEQFSSSHLASLIFKRAELTYKASQIEDRPFNTQRIKESIEGLEELTDFSEELMVKIVKKIIIYQDGKIETEFINGLKFSKIIENKRKDEHNGSTEKECGNHTATDEI; from the coding sequence ATGCAAACACACTTACCGATTGGCTATAAAATGGTGGAGGGTAAAATTCACATCGACCCCCAAAAAGCAGATACCGTAAAGAAAATCTATAACGAATATGTGAATGGGAAATCCATGCTCACCATTGCAAAGGAACTCAAAGAAAATGAGATACCGAATGCCAATAATAAAACGAGCTGGACCCACGGTGCAGTGGGAAAAATCCTGCAAAATGCCAAATACATGGGCGATGACCTATATCCCCCTCTTATCAGCAAAGACTTGTTTCATAAAGCACGGGAAAAGCGAAAGGAAAAAACAGCACAGTTAGGAAGAACGGCACAGCTTAATAGCATGAATAACCACCATGCCTTTACAAACAGAATATTTTGTGGAGAATGCGGTGAACCCTATCGCAAATATGTAGAACACTGTAGAAAGACGAGCGAAAAAGTGCGGTGGAAGTGCAAGCGATACATTTTTAATAACAAAGTCCAGTGCAGAAACCTGTTTTATACCCAGGATGAGATAAAGGCTGTTGTAACATCGGCAATCAATAAATTACTACGGAAAAGAAGCTTGCTTGACAAGCCCTATCGAAAAGAACCACTGAAAAAGGATATGGAGCTAAAGGCAGTAGAAAGTCGAATCGAGGAATTAGAGGAACAAGAACAGTTCTCCTCCTCCCACCTTGCGTCACTTATCTTCAAACGAGCAGAGCTTACTTACAAGGCTTCCCAAATAGAGGACCGCCCATTCAACACTCAGAGGATAAAAGAGAGTATAGAGGGTCTTGAGGAACTGACCGATTTTAGTGAAGAACTGATGGTGAAAATCGTAAAGAAAATTATCATCTATCAAGATGGAAAAATAGAAACAGAATTTATCAATGGACTGAAGTTCAGTAAAATCATAGAAAACAAACGAAAGGATGAGCATAATGGCAGTACAGAAAAAGAGTGTGGCAATCATACCGCCACAGATGAAATATGA